A genomic window from Drosophila simulans strain w501 unplaced genomic scaffold, Prin_Dsim_3.1 Segkk6_quiver_pilon, whole genome shotgun sequence includes:
- the LOC123327434 gene encoding uncharacterized protein LOC123327434, whose translation MLLNGVCQSHKHAQLRKGRIGQPHRVTRMWSKPAKRDGIKTHYRNLVCLGPGMTLTGKSPAEALSLAKTPQPLEQKPNSASKRANTTLTPPTETPKRQKLEDALLEEIVLSGWDSPIKFGGIHFRVGHLIVDCRDATTAEWLQSAVDSLSKWSGVSLEVRMGDDLPSSHNITNFCPRTGDKTTKWTMELIKKQNDLYTENWRLISRKNEGGGSLLSLGIDDNSCAKIISSDHKPSFRFGDSVCGLKKAKAIKSGTRQVETPQNPPVSAENEKPNKLFESSEDLADDEDLDATIIEMGDQTPLSSQELGMELDVLSKEEAIPVDGDLGISRSATPTMKPII comes from the exons ATGCTCCTAAACGGAGTGTGCCAAAGTCACAAGCACGCCCAGTTGCGGAAGGGAAGAATCGGGCAACCACACCGAGTCACTCGAATGTGGTCCAAGCCGGCCAAGCGGGACGGGATAAAAACCCATTACCGCAACCTGGTCTGCCTGGGGCCCGGGATGACCCTAACC GGCAAGTCACCCGCAGAAGCTTTGTCTCTGGCCAAGACACCGCAGCCGCTAGAGCAAAAGCCCAACTCTGCTTCGAAGCGGGCAAACACCACCCTGACGCCTCCGACGGAAACGCCTAAGaggcagaag CTCGAGGACGCACTACTGGAGGAAATAGTCCTCTCCGGTTGGGATTCTCCAATCAAGTTTGGAGGAATCCACTTCAGGGTGGGCCACCTGATAGTGGACTGCCGCGACGCAACcactgctgagtggctgcaatcAGCAGTCGACAGCCTCAGTAAGTGGAGCGGTGTCTCCCTGGAGGTAAGGATGGGCGACGACCTGCCATCGTCACACAACATCACCAACTTCTGCCCCAGGACAggggacaaaacaacaaagtggacCATGGAATTGATCAAGAAACAGAATGACTTGTACACTGAGAACTGGCGTCTCATATCAAGGAagaatgagggtggtggctcgctcctcagccttgGCATTGATGACAACTCATGCGCCAAGATTATCTCTAGTGACCACAAGCCTAGCTTCAGGTTTGGAGACTCAGTTTGTGGTCTAAAGAAGGCCAAAGCGATCAAATCCGGCACAAGACAGGTTGAGACTCCTCAAAATCCACCAGTCTCCGCGGAGAATGAGAAGCCCAATAAGCTCTTCGAATCCAGCGAGGATCtggcggatgatgaggatcttgatgcgaccatcatcgagatgggggaTCAGACCCCGTTATCCTCCCAAGAGCTAGGCATGGAACTAGACGTGCTGAGTAAGGAAGAAGCGATACCGGTGGATGGTGATCTGGGTATCTCCAGATCAGCAACGCCGACGATGAAGCCGATCATCTAA